In the genome of Mytilus edulis chromosome 3, xbMytEdul2.2, whole genome shotgun sequence, one region contains:
- the LOC139514581 gene encoding sperm-associated microtubule inner protein 10-like: protein MEGAGKATINQKFAENLFKYSRQRVPDYSRNHPVVPSMYVPEWKTDMKNRKLIVKNAELGGVPHFEHDENLFLEKREQMFYNVEDRNRVESKYPVRDRSKLLRPDFHHETSKYQSELMFRRDEDYVMKA from the exons ATGGAAGGAGCAGGCAAGGCAACGATCAACCAAAAATTTGCTGAAAATCTTTTTAAATACAGTCGTCAGAG GGTACCAGACTACTCCAGAAATCACCCAGTTGTTCCTTCAATGTATGTACCAGAATGGAAAACAGACATGAAAAACAGGAAATTAATAGTAAAG AATGCTGAGCTTGGCGGTGTCCCACATTTTGAGCATGATGAGAATCTATTTTTAGAAAAGAGGGAACAAATGTTTTACAATGTTGAAGATCGCAATAGAGTTGAGTCCAAATACCCAGTTCGTGATCGTAGCAAACTCCTCCGCCCAGATTTTCACCACGAGACTTCAAAATATCAGAGCGAATTAATGTTTAGACGGGATGAGGACTACGTTATGAAGGCTTGA